The Scomber scombrus chromosome 19, fScoSco1.1, whole genome shotgun sequence DNA window tatttgctTATAATGCAAAtgaaattaatctttattttctatCCTTAAAGATGCTGCGTGTAAAAGAACGGACtttgaagaaataaaatataacattcataagtatgttttatttgGTGTATAATCCCACGAAAacaagaattgttgtgttttcgttactGTATGAACCCTTTTATCTACATTTACACACCGAgatcatgtttctacagtagcccagaatggtcaaaccaaacactggctttaGAGAAggcctgttgtgtttttgttgagtttcacagtcactgtaggttctcctatgCTTGGAGGgggagatggagggaaaaaggtcacaatctgcagcctcaccacTAGACGCCACCAACTCCTACtcactggtcctttaaacaaCCCACTAAACATTCAAAATGATATGGAAGTGTTTCTATCTACTAAAATGTAGGTAGAATGAAAATCACTCATATCCaaatgaatttttaaaacataagaCAGCCATAGTCTGTTGAGTCATCttgaaaacatttcacaaagatGTGTTTTTCAGGTTATACAGTAGTTGTAAATTAGGATCAGCAAGTtggattttaaagcaaaatccACACAAAAACTCTTAAACAGTTCAAGCCAGTAGCCACGGACATGTTTAACATTCCATTGGCCCTGTGATGTAATAACGTAACATATAATATAACCTTAACTAAATGTATAtgttaattcatttattagatATGTATCTGCAGATATAGTAATAATATCGACTAtgcaaaaatattgaataattgTAACAAGTGGTTTGAAATACTGACAGCTTATTTTACTATATTGCACCGTCATTCAAAACAAGACGCATTAACAGCAATAAACCCTGTGGTACTGAAGCTAAAGGTCAATCCACGTTTATAGCCTGGTGAAAAATAAGTTTCCTTGTCATAATTTTGCCTTTACATCGCAGTTATAGCAAACTGTATTTCTGTTGTAGAAATCACAGTTTAGCTGCTCCCTCTGGTGGCGCAAGGTTCAAGTGATCCCAGTATGtgcacatttccatttaaaCTCCATTTAATACTCACTAATAGATTGCACAGTAGTACATTAATCTCTGATATTACCTTCTGTTGAAATGAAGAGCTGGTAAAGGAAGAGCTGGTAAAGGGCAGCATCACATCAGACATAGTAGGAGCTTTCAAAACGAAAATACGATTTTTAGgtgactgatttattttttccagtctttttttagtttcattttcctttttaatattaatgtgcGTCCAAAAAAATCCCAGAATTTCGTGCTCTTATTTTGACGTTTGCCCAAGTGCGCACGCCTTGAAATCACACCGCTCCCCTCAGATTTTGAAACTGGTTTAATGCACCATAATCCAACCCACCCAGAGTTATTAATAGTAAATTACTATAGATTAAATGAAGCAATTGATCCTCTTtggttttttgtctgtttgtttgttttttagtgcaAAAGTGGCAAGAAATGTCATATTGAAAATCTGCTTATTTAGATGAATCTTATCAAGgcacaaatatgttttcaggTTGATTTAGTCAATAATGAGAGACAGGATGTCTATTTCCTAACAACAAACTTGGTGGCAGcggggttttttttcaaagcagatGGGTAGTTTGctaatgatataaaataacGCAACATATTTTAAGGAgtgctgtgtgtttgagagGAGAAACAATGAGCGCTGTTTAATGGTGAATGCAGACTAACGACAGAGACACCAGTTTAATTTGAACCAGAAACACTGAGCCACTAAGAAGGATACAATTAAACTTCCACAAGCATGTTTGGTTATAGGTTccaattgttttttgtttgtttgtttgttccctATTTGGCAAGACGTCTTGAAAACTTGAGTGGTACTTGGATTAACGTCAAGCACCGGGCCTTTGCGCACAGACTACACATGACACAGTGCATCGACGGAGAAAAACTGATAGAAAAGGCTTATAAAAATAGCACAAAAAGCCTGGTTCATCTATGGATTTAATCATAAACGGCCTCAGTTCTGAATGGAGCTCTGCAGAGTTCTATAGGCGTGCGTTCTCTCGGCTGTTTGTGACGCCACATGAACCAGATCTGAGTTAACAgtgaacacacgcacacacacacacacagatttgatCCTCAATTCAACTTAACAAGACGAGAAAAAGCACTACTTGCGTTACAGCAAATACTCTGATTCATTAACGAGTTTTAACAAGTGAGAATACAAACGAGTAAGTATATAAGTACAGACGAGTGAATGACTCTTAGGATAAATCATGTGTGTTATCCTAACTGAACAATTtgtgaagttattattataagtcATTATTGAAATGAAGCTGCACACTGTAGTGGTGAATATTTAATGCTTATACAACTTTGAAAGAATGATGCCAGTTGTCTCTAAATGTGTTTGCCTTATTTTATAGGACATGATGAGACCTACTGTGGTCCCCTTTTATTTCCTCCTCATTATTAGTGAGGGCGTTGAAGCAAGCAACAAACCCCGCAGGAGCATTTCCTTCCAAGGTAAAGCATCTACTGTAGATGAAAGAGCAAAATATACACTGTGGCCTAGTTATATTTAGAGTAGACTGTGCATAATTTTAACATAAAGGTAATATGCTGCACATATTACTATAGACAGTGGATTGTGCATATTACAATAGTAAACTGTCAGTATACTGATGAGTGAATGTGCTGAGTGCATTACCTTgataataatatagtaataaacaataaatacagtagaatgcAATTAGGAGTAGTAAATAATACTATAATTAATGAATCATACTATATGTGCAGCATACTAAAATGGCTGGGTATGATAATAACACTGAACATCTTAACTGTATAGAGGTATGTGAGTTTCAAATGAAATTCCCAgcttctcttttattctctggTTTAGACATGAACTTGAAACAGTTCAAAGAGTCCGGATTTGGCAGTTTGAGCTCTTTCATGATAAGAGATGATATTGGACAGCTTGTTGTCGGAGCCAGAGGGAAAGTGCTCACCCTCGATTTGGATGATATCACCAAAAAGACCAGTGAGGTAAGACCCTTGTTTGGACTGACCGGGCTGCttaaacaatacacacacaaacataagaGAAGTTTAAAGACCatagtgaattcagacattttcttctaaacacattaaataggtcataaatgtatttctaaaaaatgtgtaaaaagcatttcaaccatttatatttgaattgtggagctaggcttcacaaactgtgtttcaagatttctgtgttcaggatttagtgggagGGTCTGAAAATCatgattggcataaacccgaacctgctgctgtaggtataaatacattcagcgcacactactaatactacaacagtctacagttagccagttagctgagttagccgctgagctagccgctgagctagccgccgagctagccgccgagctagccgccgagctagccgccgagctagccgccgaaaTCTCTCAGACGTGGGGTCCATGTTTATggcagaggtggtgactttgattgacaggtgacacctgtaaacataaacaacaccccccaaaaaagaagtagtaagaattattttaaatcagCCCAGTAAAGATTTCACTACTGAAAATTGTGACTGTTGCAGTCTTTCTGGTACCAGAAATAGCTATTCAACTAATAGCTGTCAGAATCATTTTCTACTTCTATAAAAAACccttcacattttcacatgacGGTTTCTTGATCATTGCTGATTCTGTATTCCTCCAGGCCGAATGGACCGTCAGTCCAGCAGACAAAGCCCTCTGTCAGATGAAGGGCAAAGACACTGAGGTACAGAAATAAGTGAAGTAAAAGTGAATGTAATCAGACTTTGGTGCAGTTTTTCCTCATCACACACAGCTCATGAAGACATTAATTTTAATCACATTTGTTCTTCCAAAAGAAATGCGATAACTTCATCAGGGGCCTGCACACAACAGAAGATGGTAAAATGCTTGTGTGTGGGACGAACGCTTTCAACCCTGCCTGCGACTACATGGTCAGTAACCTCTTGAGCCCTTAACAGTGATGGACAATGATGGACACAAGGTGTCAACATTGTACAACAGCTGGAATAATGCAGATATATATAGCATTACGTTCTTGGAAAATAATGCTTTCATGATGAGAAAAATATCCCAGTGATAGATTATGAATGTCTACTTCATCAGACTTTCACAAATGGAAAAGTTACCCTGGACCAAAACAAGCATGTAGGAAGGGGAAGAGTTCCTTTTGACCCTGACCAACGCTTTGCCTCCCTTATGACCGGTGAGTACACAACTTGTTTGTTCGCGTCTGCTCTCCTGCAATAAATCTTTAACTGTCCAAAGTATAAAATGACACAacactgctttttttcccctactTCACAGGAAACACTTTGTACTCGGCTACTTCCTCCAACTTCCTGGGCACAGAGGTTGTGTTTCAGAGACACGGACTGAACCCTCTCAAGACTGAAATCAAGCGTTCCTGGTTCAATGGTGAGCTGTCTTATTTGGGAACCTGTAACTCAAAGTTTTACTTCacaaaatgtgctgttttttttgtttgtttacagacCTTGTAAAATGTCAGTCAGTGTCTTTTGAACTCACATTCTGATCGCTTTGATTTCAGAGCCCACCATGATTTCCATAAACCTTGTTGAAGCGAGCAAAGGCAGCGAGAACGGTGAAGAtgacaatgtgtttttgttcttcacCGAGAAGGCTGTGGAGGAACGTCGTGACAACATCCAAGTGTCGAGGATAGCTCGAGTGTGTAAGGTATGTCTCCCAAGCCATTTGACACAGAAACTTAAAACACCTATATCATCTTCATATAGCTGTAAATCAAACTTGTAATCCAATGTGTTTTAGAGTGACTTGGGGGGCAAAAGAACCCTGCAGAAAAAATGGACTTCATTCTTGAAGGCCCGTTTGGACTGTCCATTTGGCGATGTCGGCTCACCTTCCTTTGTCCAGGACGTTTTCCTTCTTCGGGACCCAAATAATTGGAAGGATAGCATCTTCTACGCCACATTCACCTCCAACCCGTAcatatttaattcataattcattGAAAAAGTTTATACTTACAGATTACCTCTTCTTCTTTATATCATTGTACCACCAGATATTTGGaattttgtgtgtttggatgCAACATCCCAACAACAAATGTACAGGAAATAACAAGgattctgtgtttttctatttctttttatgacagtGAGCCCTCAGGTGCTTGCAACCAGTCTGCTGTTTGTGCATACAAGCTGTCAGACATCAGCCAGGTGTTCAGTGGGAGGTTTTTGACTGGGACAGATACTGGGAGTTGGGACACATACACAGGAGAAGAGCCTGTTCCCCATCCTGGTTCAGTAAGTATCAAGCCAAGAAGAATTCAATAAGAGTCCGATATTATTggttaatatttaaaacaacattttgtatcATTCTCACAGTGCATTAATGATGAAATGCGGGCCAAAGGTGTGAAGACCTCCCTACACCTCTCAGACAAAACCCTGCTGTTTGTGAAGAACCACCCTCTCATGGAGGGCGTGGTAACACCAATAACTGGCAAACCTCTGCTGGTTCAGACAGGGACACGATTCACCAAAATTGTCGTGGATCAAGTTGAGGCGCTAGATGGGCGACAGCATCAAATCATGCTTATTGGCACAGGTACAGGCACATGTGCAGACATGCTTTTACAGCAATAACACAAGTCACACACAAGGCAAATTGACAGATAAAGTCAACGTTGATAATTCTTCTTTCTTAGACTCTGGTTGGCTTCAGAAGGCAGTGAAATTTGACGGCGAGGGTGGTCGTATCattgaggagctgcagctgtttcaaACTCCTCAGCCTGTCAACTTTCTCCAGCTCTCCTCCAAAACTGTAAGGCCCAATTCACTAGTGTTGTTTTCCAAATGCAAATCCAAGTTAGTAAAATACCCAGATCTGTTAAGATGTGCGTTAAAACATCTTACCTGATCTTTGATGGGTAGTAATTTGAACACATGCTTGTAGACAGCTTGTCTAAACTTTGCTGTATTTCTGTAGGGCCAGCTGTACAGCGGTGCCAATGACATGACTGTTCAAGTCAACATAAGGGACTGCAGTCGATACACATCATGCGATGACTGTCTTCTTGCCAGAGACCCATACTGTGGCTGGGACAAGATCAGAGGCCAGTGTGCGTCTGTTATTGGCGCATCACCTGGGTCTATGTAAGTTGAAGATACTATGATCTTTTACTTTCTAGAATGTGATTGTTTATGATGCTGAAAAGGGGTTTTTCCCCCCCACTCTTGCAGGATTCAGAGTCTCAGTGATGGAGACATCAAGGTGTGCCCGATCCTTGACTGTAAGTTCACTGCATGCTACTTCAGCACACAATATGAAATTTGAATTCAAAGCAGACTAAAATAGGCGGTGTGtatgttaaaagaaaatctctgtgacagtgaggaggatgttttaaattaattatatgGTACAAGACACATTCTTGAATCattgagaatgtgtgtgttcttgaTGTCCTCAGTGAAAAGGAAACCTGACGTTGTCCACCTCACCATGGGGATAGCCCAGTTTCTCCTATGTTCCCCAGAGACCAACCTCCCAATCAACTGGCGCTTCTCTGACAGCACCCTCCTTCCTGGTCCCCGTCACACTGTGCTCAGCCAGGGTCTTATCATTATACCTTCCTTGTCTGATACGGGCCTTTACACCTGTGAGACAGTTGAAACAGTGAATGGCGAACTACACCAGAAGACAGTGGTCCAGTACCTCATCCAGGTCGAGGACACTACAACTGTTATCAGGTACTTGAGGGTGGCTGTGGCAACCTTGGCTACTCTCACCGGCTTGCTGATATTGCTCTGCATAAAGGCCAGAAAGCGAAACCGCATTGGTTGGGCACCGCAACGCCACATGGAGGAAGGTCGGGCTCCCTGTGGCCAGAAGGAGGAGCGACACATGATGTTTAATAGTGGGCTTGATGAGAACGCTGGTACAGAGGAGGTGCAGAACATGCAGACTGATAGTGTTACAGCTGTAGTCATTCTCCCAGAAGGCACTGTGGCAAAACTGGCTGAGGAGAAGGTGGAGGGGAAGAACAACTACTACTGCACAGTTATTGATATTGAGTGACCTACCCTCTCTCCAAGTCACTGTATttcctttttgtcattttcttgtattttataaaaaatgtaaatattgatgAGTATTCATGATTATGCTCACAAAAGTTCTATAAACACTAGGTTACATGGCAATTATTGATGAACACAGACTTGAATGATACTGTCAGGAATACCAAAGAAACACCACATAATGGATTTTAAATGCTTAAACAGAAGTTATTCTCTGAGCCTTAATGGGGACATATTATGATTCtgcttattttcagtcatgttacaatgtcagatgttcaaGGCAGGGTGTTACAAAGACTTGAGCTAAGActgcctgttagagacagaggctgaactgaggggctgtacaaagggccagtataagataaataaggagttttggaatttgaactgtaaatcatgcaaggCTACTCCAGTGGAGTCctagaaagaaaacagagaacTTTAAATGAGCTTAATAGATCCTCTTTAAATACAGTCACCTATGAGGTGCATTGAATGGTACTCTGGAATTGAGAGGGAGTAAACGTTGTGCATACATTATTTAGCTTATCTGATTCTGGCTCAGACTCCTAACTCTTACCATGCCTTAAAAATCCTTTCcacacatgttttaagacatatacAAATAAATCTTCCCCCCTTTGaactagctttttttttttttggtgtttgtgcATTAGAAAGTAATGTGCTTCACTTCAAACAACACAAGGTCTAACCATGTTGTATTACCTCTTACAAGCTTTTTATATTTCTTGCTGCATTctatgtgtttcatttttatctgattttaagattttattaatgtattgattttaagattatttttttcaacccagtttgtgttttttattgcaaaCCTTACTGGTCTTTATGAGTCTTTTGTTCGGTTACACTCGTTTTCTCAAATCTTTATAATGAAGCTTGAGAGTTCAAAGTTGGTGTAAGCCACAGAGTCACATAGGCTACATTTAGGGTTTTAGCCTAAATACAGGGCAAATGACAGTAACAATGGAGACACGTTTTCATTGTATATTACATTACAACAGAAGTGTTGATGCCTAGATTCAGCTAAAAGAAAGGATATCATCtacatttatctatttttttagCAAGAGCAGTTAAACTTTAAATGCACATTCAGTCAACTCctatacatttaaacatttctaaacCCAACCCCAGATGGTGAGCGACATTGATGTGAAGAAGTTTAAGAAAAAGTCCCATCGTAACCTTTTATTTGTCCATCAACAACCGCAATTGAGCTAGGCAGCGTTGACATGGGACAACTAGACCACCCTTGTGCCCCCTCAGCCTGAAAAAGGTCTTTTGAGCCTATGAGCAAAAAACTGCAAATTacccaaaatatcaaaaatgctCACTAGAGAACTCAGAGGGAGAGGAGGCTTTATCAAGTTCTACAGCCCTTTCAGCTACCATTTTACCACACTAAATTAAATCAAGATTATACTGTAGCAAATCCAGTTTTGCTTGCTGTTTGTTGCTGCAATCAAATTATCAATTTCAGCCTGCTGTTTTGACTTTCTGCGAGGGAGCTTCGCCAGAGGGTCAAGAAAGGTGATAGAAGGCGCACTCAGACAGatgaatcatacattttctaGCACGTTTCTGTAATCTAGGTACCAAAGCAGGGAAAGTGGATTTTAATTTTAGTGTGCAAATGAAtaagttaatttaattttaataagaAGTCCACTGGGGTAAAAAGATTACTTTATCTTGATGAACATTTTCATATGCTTGTTGTTTTGGGCTTCATTTTGTACTGTCCTGGCAGCCACTGGTTTCTATGGTGACAGAACATCGAAGTTAACTAAACTGAATTAAACTCAATTGAATTGAATAGAATTGAatgagacaggaggagagggtGAGGGTCCTGGAAGCACTGTTAGTGGACTGTGTGATATTTACCTCCAGGTTAAGTGGAGGTGAAAACAGTTGAGTGTAACAGAGGCTTTTCAGCTGTCACGCAggcaggcagtgtgtgtgtatgtatgtatgtgtgtgtgtgtgtgtccggtgtgtgtgtgagtgagtgagagagagagagagagagagacagacagacagacagacagacaagtgtgagtgtgtagttAGACAGAGAGGTTGATGAGGGTCTAAAggtcagtgtaaaaaaaaaagtctggctTTCAGTCTGATGAGTCTATGATGCTGCTGGCATttacactgagacacacacacatacacaaacagcaATTTGGGATGCAACAGTTCCTCACTAGTGGAGATAAATAGCGAATTGTCCGGTGTGGAAGGTGAAGGATTACATAAAATGAGATCAAAGTATCATAATTACTGGAAAGAATAACTCCATGGATACCGGGTTCATCTTACATCTACATATTATGCTCACAAAGGAAAAACAccacatatataacatatataaagaAAGGAAGTGAAACACAGATTTAGAGAATAGGATGGAGACTGAAGTGGAACCAGACCTGTAGTGATATTAATATTTCCTGACATCCTCACCAGTCTTTGTCCCAGAACTGCACATTTTCAAGAGGGCAGATTGAATTCAACAGCTATAAATTATTTATGTCTTGACAGAGATGACAAGAGCAATCACATTTCTTTGACAACAGTGTGGGagtaacacacactaacaaagTGACCAAAAGTATATTTGGACTGTAGACTTCATCACATTGTAAGCCAATAGGAAATGTAGGAGATTTTTTAATGGATAAATGAATGTTTCCACTTGTTACATAAAGCCTGGTCTCCCCACACACCTTTTTTGATTAGTTTAAATGATAACTTTGAGTTATTGTTGTCAGCTTGTGTGGACATCTAGAttcaaaaagacaaatgaacaaaactggaatcaaaatcagtgttttataaTGCCCCAAatacagcatttaaaaaaaatagaactaCAGCTAGTTTTCCATCCAAATAAAGCACACCAATTTTAATACAAATTCATGGAAGTAAATAGCTGCTGGTGTTAATTCTCCACTTAGGACACTTGGACAGTGTTGCTTTTATTGCAGGTCAAGTTACAGTGCAATTTAACCATCTTCCTCCTGCCTCTCCTTCCTGTCAATTCATCAAGTTCGTCAGAGTATTTCCATATCAAAGACAGGGCTGCTGTTCCTCCACATACTGAGGACTGATTACTGGCAGCTGACATGAGAGCATCACATCACAGATTCATACATTCAGCTCCACGCCTAACCAGAGATGTGACAGAAATATTATTAAGGACATATATCAGTTTTATTGACTGATGtggttatactgtatgaaatacatttttttgatgaTGCAAGCCTGTCAAACAC harbors:
- the LOC134001194 gene encoding semaphorin-4E-like, whose product is MNLKQFKESGFGSLSSFMIRDDIGQLVVGARGKVLTLDLDDITKKTSEAEWTVSPADKALCQMKGKDTEKCDNFIRGLHTTEDGKMLVCGTNAFNPACDYMTFTNGKVTLDQNKHVGRGRVPFDPDQRFASLMTGNTLYSATSSNFLGTEVVFQRHGLNPLKTEIKRSWFNEPTMISINLVEASKGSENGEDDNVFLFFTEKAVEERRDNIQVSRIARVCKSDLGGKRTLQKKWTSFLKARLDCPFGDVGSPSFVQDVFLLRDPNNWKDSIFYATFTSNPEPSGACNQSAVCAYKLSDISQVFSGRFLTGTDTGSWDTYTGEEPVPHPGSCINDEMRAKGVKTSLHLSDKTLLFVKNHPLMEGVVTPITGKPLLVQTGTRFTKIVVDQVEALDGRQHQIMLIGTDSGWLQKAVKFDGEGGRIIEELQLFQTPQPVNFLQLSSKTGQLYSGANDMTVQVNIRDCSRYTSCDDCLLARDPYCGWDKIRGQCASVIGASPGSMIQSLSDGDIKVCPILDLKRKPDVVHLTMGIAQFLLCSPETNLPINWRFSDSTLLPGPRHTVLSQGLIIIPSLSDTGLYTCETVETVNGELHQKTVVQYLIQVEDTTTVIRYLRVAVATLATLTGLLILLCIKARKRNRIGWAPQRHMEEGRAPCGQKEERHMMFNSGLDENAGTEEVQNMQTDSVTAVVILPEGTVAKLAEEKVEGKNNYYCTVIDIE